CCGAATTCAGGAGTTTAGCTGGTGGTCTACAGTACTTAACTTTCGCTAGACCCGGCATCTCTTACGCGGTTCAGCAAATCTGTTTGCATATGCACGATCCTAAAGAATGTCACATGCAAGCATTACATCGTATCATCAGGTACATTCGTGGTACTATCTCACATGGGTTACAGTTGACTAAGAGTTCTATTTCCTCCTTAGTTTGTTACACAGATGCTGATTGGGGTGGGTGTCTGGATACACGACGATCAATGTCAGGTTACTGCGTTTTCTTGTGAGGTAATTTAGTATCGTGGACTGCTAAACGTCAACTTATTGTTTCCCGTTCGAGTGCCGAAGTCGAATATCGCGGTGTAGCTAATGTTGTATCCGAATCATGTTGGCTTCGAAATGTTCTACTCGAACTTCTCTGTCCCATTTCCAAGACTACTATAGTGTTCTGTGACAATGTTAGTGCAATTTTTCTTTCTGGTAACCCCGTGCAACATCAACGGACTAAACACATAGAAATGGACATACGTTTTGTACGTGAAAAAGTCGCACGTTGACAAGTACGTGTTCTTCATGTTCCAACACGGTTTCAGTTAGCCGATATCTTTACTAAGGGATTACCTCGTGTTCTATTTGAAGAATTCAGAAGCAGTTTAAACGTCCGCTCTATCTCCCGCTCAAACTGAGGGGCTGTATTAACCGATATAATATTGTATCATATATTGTCCTAATTTAGTTACACACATGTATAGAAACTCTCTCAAGTCAAACGAGTTATGTATAACATAGATATATTGTATCCCTGATTTGCAGGGTTGTTAGTTACACATTGATAGGATCCTAATGTATTTATACGACTTATTGATTGGAATGCAAATCATCGAATTCAATCATTTACAAGAACATTACACTTGTTTTGTTGACATTTTAGATGATTTTTTAGACATAAAGGGTTTATATAGTACACGGAGAAATAAATTGAAAGACAAATTGCAAGAAAATTTTACCAATCCTAAGATGAATAGGCAGTGATGACTGCCAAATACAACCTCCATTATTTATTAAGAACCAACAATAACATCAACCACAACCAAGTGATCCAAATTTCAATACACAGTCACACCAAATATCTTGATAGTAGCAGGCCTAAACAAAAGATCTGCAACCCATGCGCTCACATGAGGCCGCGATTCAAACACTTTTTTCATTTCCGTATCCATCAAGAACTTAATCACAGCAATGTGATATAAATCCGCCAACGAGAAATTATCTCCTCCAAGATACATGCTTTCAGTCAGCCGTGTTTCGTACACATCAAGCAAGCTCTCTAGTACCTTTTGCTCTTTATCCACAATCTCCTTATTACCTTCTATTTTAAATATAATCGGCTTAATACATAGCTCCCACGCTAAAGCCACTATTACAGGATCAAACTTCGTTACCTCTACATGCATCCATACTGATTCCACGGCCGCCTTCTTTGGATCCTTGTTTATTAATTCTTTCCCATTACCAACATATGTTTGTTCTATGTACTGTGAAATAGCCCTCGATTCTGTAACAAGTTGAAACGTGGGTTATGAATAAGTACCGAACAGATCATAATTATAAGtactaattattaattattgattcCTGTTTTTGTTTCATTGTatattgactttttaaaatttttctttatcaactcTGAATGTAAACATTTGTGTctatgttatataatatttgatgaaaattttaataatgaaGACTATTTATTATTCAGTTTATTCATATAACTTTaaccaaatattatataacacaaatataaatatataccgTCGATGTTGACAAAGGAAAACTTTAAGAAAGTCAATAGTGAATACTGGTGGCTGATGATTAAACGGAGGGAGCattcattattaattttatttaattactaattattactaaattatttaAGGAAAACCGATACATACAATTTCTCACATTATAACCAGAAAATTTCTCCATAAAGCACACTACAATAACATTCTCTTATAACCTTTTCACAACCTTATCACTTCGCTTTCAAAACTTTTTGAAAACTGAAAGCTCCAAAAAACCCTCAACCATAACAACGAGTCTTATATTGCATACATAcgatatatatagtgtttcaactAATTTAAGTAATATTGAGACACTCAACTAGGACTACTAGCGAGCCAAACTGGAACAAAACTCGTACAACTAATCGAACTTTTGTTCGAACTCGACTCGAATTTGAAATTGTAAATGCTTGAATTTGAAATAAATAAGTTCGAAATCAAATAGCTCGTTTAATGTTTTGTCCTTTAGCTGCCCTACACTCAACCAATTTCAAATATTGAGTTCAacaatttatatcttatatatgaataatttttTGTGATTTGTTACCGAAGAGTTTAACGTGATCATCCTCGAACGCAGGAACTTGACCAAATGGCTGCATACATATGTTTATACATCGATCAAACTAAAAGACATTAAAGTAAAtgaatagacatatatatatatatatatatatatatatatatatatatatatatatatatatatatatatatatatatatatatatatatatatatatatatatatataggtagaaAAGTAATGATATAAGATACAGACAGATACTCACATTTCGTGCAAGTATATGAGGCTGTTTGTGTTCACCGACAGCTAGTTCAACATTTATAAGCTCAAAATCGATATCTTTCTCGGCGAGGCAAAGTAGAACTCGGATACTTTGATGGGATAGCATGGAACCGAACACTTTAATCGTCATATATACTAAAGTGATTTATACCGATTTCGATTTGAGAGTATTTGTAGGTAACAATGTGCAAGTTGAATGAGGATGTAGTATATATAAGGGGGCGAGAATGATGATAGTATTGCTCCATTTGTCTCACATATATTGTTCGATCTTAAATTAAAAATATTCATGTTAAGAAATtttattattacattttattttttttgttataatTATAGTATTATTACTCTTCTCTTTTTACCCACATTTTATTTCATATATGTGCATACATTACTGATATAAAAAATActttattcatttttttttaaagtcGATAATTAATTTAGGACCTAAGAAAAAAAAATAGTGATTAATTAAATTGGAACAGAGACGTATTTATATATGTTAATCGCCAACTTGAAAAAGAAAAGGCTGGTGTATATATATACTGTATTAAGATTAATACAGTATTATTACGATTAATACCGGTTGATATATTATTAAGATCAATTAAGATTAATTAAGAATTAAGATGTTTTATATACCATGCTCTTTGAAGTGGTTGATTTTCGAATGTATTACAATTAAATTAATACAAGTATGGTGATTTTTTTTTCCTGCTTATTACCACCTAATTTATGATTGTTTCgactttttatattgtttttattgaGTAGTCTCTAGGCACATTTAAAGTTATTTACTAAAAAGTGGCTAAAGTAGTTTTTAAAGTATATACTCAAATAATATATGTTGCCACATGGGTGTACATATTCAGTTATTACATAATAAAAAATGTAAATGTGTGCTGTATATAATTGTCATGTGGAGCATCGAAATTATAAATCGAGAAACAATATATAAAAATAGATTTTCTAACAACAATCCTAAaagttatttttttaaaattaatgaaAAAACTACGAAAAACTACAGAAAAAGTAAAATGTtatattaaaattactaatattatatgAAAAATAAAAAGTAAATACAGGAAAATTTAAACAGCTACTAATGTTatataaaaaagtaaaaagtaattacacaaaaattcatttaaaattgtGATATTAGTCAAAATGCTTTCATTTCTGAAAGTGATTCACAATATACCCTTAGATTAAGATAATTTTAAAAAAATGTCATTTGACCACGTATCACATACAACGCATCATGCGTTCAAGTACGTTCGTGATGCGTGTTATCGAGAAATCTTGGTGGTGATGCTAGTACTCCATCCAACACGTACCACGCATAGGGTACCACGCACCGTGCAAGTTCTTTGGTGCATGGAGGATTCTTTCACTAGATACGATATGATCATGATAGAATTCCCCGACATTTTGCTAACTTAGTAGATTACCAATATCTTAAAAGGCAAAAATGGTGGTCCTGAAAGTCACGAACACTAATATTAAACAGcataaatatcatcatcatcacaacCAACATTTTCATTACAAaccaacatcaccaccaccaccaatggCATCATTACAACAACCACATCgttcatcaccaccaacaacatctaaaCCAACATCACCACCACCGCATCAACTACCACCGACCACATCACCACCATCGTTCATCAACAAATGTCTATACCAACATCATCACCACGATCGTTCATCACCAAATATCTATACCACCATTATCACCACCATCGTTCATCACCAAATGACTATACCACCATACCatcaccaccacctccaccaccaccaccactaccaccaccgtaATGTTTTCCTGTAGATGTATTTATAGTCGCAAAAATTCATCACAAAGTCATAGTGCATCTATGCCATCATTCATGTTTCATGTTCCACCATGTTTCATGTACCACCATGTTTCCTCCCATTCATTCACTTCATAATGTACTTGCATCACCACCACCATTACTTTCAAATCATTTACTATTATACCCTTGATAATAAAGCACCACACACTTATCCTACTTATgtgtgattgataatgctaaaaacgaacatatatttcatagcattatttctcaagaaagacaagcttttagttgcaattgttctatttacaagtgatattcgtttaaataataaaaggtgaagacaaaagacagattcgacgaattgaagacgcaaacgaccaaaaagctcaaaagtacaaaagacaataaaaaaggttccaattattgataagaaacgtctcgaaattacaagagtacaagattcaaaacgcaaagtacaagatattaaattgtacgcaaggacgttcgaaaatccggaaccgggaccagagtcaactctcaacgctcgacgcaacggactaaaaattacaagttaactaggtatataaatataatataatatataattaattatattaattatatatatattatatttataaataaaaaccgtcggcagagaaagactccaagggtgtgagctgtaaattcattctccgcgactcgcggagtttgaaggcaaaattcatcgcgagtcgcggagccccaaaaatcgaaaatccctataaagccaaccgaattctgatcgcaaaaaataatctttttcttctcttatcatacgtaaacgatatatatatatatataatttatattttaattttaattataattctaataataagggtatgttagcgaatattgtaagggtgtaagtcgaaattctgtccgtgtaacgctacgctatttttaatcattgtaagttatgttcaacctttttacattaatgtctcgtagctaagttattattatgcttatttaatccgaagtaatcatgatgttgggctaattactaaaattgggtaattgggttttgtaccataattggggtttggacaaaagaacgacacttgtggaaattagactatgggctattaatgggctttatatttgtttaactaaatgatagtttgctaatgttaatataaagatttacaattgggcgtccctataaattaccatatacactcga
The window above is part of the Rutidosis leptorrhynchoides isolate AG116_Rl617_1_P2 chromosome 1, CSIRO_AGI_Rlap_v1, whole genome shotgun sequence genome. Proteins encoded here:
- the LOC139840876 gene encoding glutathione S-transferase APIC-like — its product is MTIKVFGSMLSHQSIRVLLCLAEKDIDFELINVELAVGEHKQPHILARNPFGQVPAFEDDHVKLFESRAISQYIEQTYVGNGKELINKDPKKAAVESVWMHVEVTKFDPVIVALAWELCIKPIIFKIEGNKEIVDKEQKVLESLLDVYETRLTESMYLGGDNFSLADLYHIAVIKFLMDTEMKKVFESRPHVSAWVADLLFRPATIKIFGVTVY